Proteins encoded together in one Phalacrocorax aristotelis chromosome 7, bGulAri2.1, whole genome shotgun sequence window:
- the DAPK2 gene encoding death-associated protein kinase 2 isoform X3 — protein MKTPNMAVFKQQKVEDVYEIGEELGRVSGGELFDFLAQKESLSEEEATRFIKQILDGVNYLHSKKIAHFDLKPENIMLLDKNIPIPHIKLIDFGLAHKIEDGVEFKNIFGTPEFVAPEIVNYEPLGLAADMWSIGVITYILLSGASPFLGETKQETLANITAVNYEFDEEFFSNTSDLAKDFIQKLLVKDTRKRLTIQEALSHPWIMLEEETKVQENKKVENTQLKTKHLREYTIKCHSSMPPNNSYINFERFAQVVEDISLMEQGFSTLAASHDSLQEDIDALVSIYNEKEAWYKEENESVRHKLSQLKYEYRKIESLRRHLQDDIKTVGGSLIGVTGKYADLQSQYESLTQELSKELKWVQDLMSSFQLENEACVNGNFDSVFNKDINESLMDLLNRSCCEEFLAGLNLDVAESNQ, from the exons AGTTTCTGGAGGAGAACTTTTTGACTTCCTGGCACAAAAGGAGTCTTTGAGTGAAGAGGAAGCAACCAGGTTCATCAAGCAGATTTTGGATGGTGTGAATTACCTTCACTCTAAGAAAATTGCTCACTTTGATTTAAAG cCTGAAAACATTATGCTTCTAGACAAGAATATCCCTATTCCACACATCAAACTCATTGACTTTGGCCTGGCTCACAAAATAGAAGATGGAGttgaatttaaaaacatttttggaaCTCCAGAATTTGTAG CTCCAGAAATAGTAAACTATGAACCGCTTGGACTAGCTGCAGATATGTG GAGCATAGGAGTCATCACCTACATACT GCTTAGTGGTGCATCGCCTTTCCTTGGAGAAACTAAACAAGAAACACTTGCCAACATCACAGCTGTGAATTACGAATTTGATGAAGAATTTTTCAGCAATACCAGTGACCTGGCAAAAGATTTTATTCAGAAACTCCTGGTGAAAGATACACG GAAACGGCTTACAATTCAGGAAGCTCTGTCTCATCCGTGGATAATG ctggaagaagaaacaaaagtcCAAGAAAACAAGAAGGTTGAGAACACACAGCTGAAGACAAAACACCTGAGAGAATACACCATAAAGTGCCATTCGAGTATGCCTCCCAATAATAGCTACATCAACTTTGAGCGCTTTGCCCAAGTAGTAGAAGACATTTCACTTATGGAACAGGGTTTCAGCACTTTGGCTGCATCCCATGATTCCTTGCAGGAGGACATTGATGCTCTGGTTTCTATTTATAATGAGAAAGAAGCTTGGTATAAAGAAGAGAATGAAAGCGTGAGGCACAAGCTGTCTCAGCTGAAGTATGAATACCGTAAAATTGAATCCCTGAGAAGACATCTACAAGATGATATCAAGACTGTAGGTGGTAGCCTTATAGGCGTAACTGGGAAATATGCTGATCTGCAGAGTCAATATGAATCTCTCACTCAGGAACTTTCTAAGGAACTCAAGTGGGTACAGGATTTAATGAGTAGTTTTCAACTGGAAAATGAAGCCTGTGTGAATGGAAACTTTGACTCTGTTTTCAACAAAGATATTAATGAATCACTAATGGACCTGTTAAATAGATCCTGCTGTGAAGAGTTCCTTGCAGGGTTGAACCTTGATGTAGCAGAATCGAATCAGTAA
- the DAPK2 gene encoding death-associated protein kinase 2 isoform X1 — protein MKTPNMAVFKQQKVEDVYEIGEELGSGQFAIVKKCREKSTGMDYAAKFIKKRQSRASRRGVRREEIEREVTILQQILHANIIKLHDVYENKTDVVLILELVSGGELFDFLAQKESLSEEEATRFIKQILDGVNYLHSKKIAHFDLKPENIMLLDKNIPIPHIKLIDFGLAHKIEDGVEFKNIFGTPEFVAPEIVNYEPLGLAADMWSIGVITYILLSGASPFLGETKQETLANITAVNYEFDEEFFSNTSDLAKDFIQKLLVKDTRKRLTIQEALSHPWIMLEEETKVQENKKVENTQLKTKHLREYTIKCHSSMPPNNSYINFERFAQVVEDISLMEQGFSTLAASHDSLQEDIDALVSIYNEKEAWYKEENESVRHKLSQLKYEYRKIESLRRHLQDDIKTVGGSLIGVTGKYADLQSQYESLTQELSKELKWVQDLMSSFQLENEACVNGNFDSVFNKDINESLMDLLNRSCCEEFLAGLNLDVAESNQ, from the exons TGGCCAGTTTGCTATAGTGAAGAAATGTCGAGAAAAAAGCACCGGTATGGACTATGCTGCTAAGTTCATTAAAAAACGTCAGAGTCGGGCTAGCCGTCGTGGAGTGAGACGTGAGGAAATTGAACGGGAGGTTACTATTCTGCAGCAGATTCTGCATGCCAACATCATCAAGTTGCATGATGTCTATGAGAACAAGACGGATGTGGTCCTCATCCTTGAGCT AGTTTCTGGAGGAGAACTTTTTGACTTCCTGGCACAAAAGGAGTCTTTGAGTGAAGAGGAAGCAACCAGGTTCATCAAGCAGATTTTGGATGGTGTGAATTACCTTCACTCTAAGAAAATTGCTCACTTTGATTTAAAG cCTGAAAACATTATGCTTCTAGACAAGAATATCCCTATTCCACACATCAAACTCATTGACTTTGGCCTGGCTCACAAAATAGAAGATGGAGttgaatttaaaaacatttttggaaCTCCAGAATTTGTAG CTCCAGAAATAGTAAACTATGAACCGCTTGGACTAGCTGCAGATATGTG GAGCATAGGAGTCATCACCTACATACT GCTTAGTGGTGCATCGCCTTTCCTTGGAGAAACTAAACAAGAAACACTTGCCAACATCACAGCTGTGAATTACGAATTTGATGAAGAATTTTTCAGCAATACCAGTGACCTGGCAAAAGATTTTATTCAGAAACTCCTGGTGAAAGATACACG GAAACGGCTTACAATTCAGGAAGCTCTGTCTCATCCGTGGATAATG ctggaagaagaaacaaaagtcCAAGAAAACAAGAAGGTTGAGAACACACAGCTGAAGACAAAACACCTGAGAGAATACACCATAAAGTGCCATTCGAGTATGCCTCCCAATAATAGCTACATCAACTTTGAGCGCTTTGCCCAAGTAGTAGAAGACATTTCACTTATGGAACAGGGTTTCAGCACTTTGGCTGCATCCCATGATTCCTTGCAGGAGGACATTGATGCTCTGGTTTCTATTTATAATGAGAAAGAAGCTTGGTATAAAGAAGAGAATGAAAGCGTGAGGCACAAGCTGTCTCAGCTGAAGTATGAATACCGTAAAATTGAATCCCTGAGAAGACATCTACAAGATGATATCAAGACTGTAGGTGGTAGCCTTATAGGCGTAACTGGGAAATATGCTGATCTGCAGAGTCAATATGAATCTCTCACTCAGGAACTTTCTAAGGAACTCAAGTGGGTACAGGATTTAATGAGTAGTTTTCAACTGGAAAATGAAGCCTGTGTGAATGGAAACTTTGACTCTGTTTTCAACAAAGATATTAATGAATCACTAATGGACCTGTTAAATAGATCCTGCTGTGAAGAGTTCCTTGCAGGGTTGAACCTTGATGTAGCAGAATCGAATCAGTAA
- the DAPK2 gene encoding death-associated protein kinase 2 isoform X5 — protein sequence MLLDKNIPIPHIKLIDFGLAHKIEDGVEFKNIFGTPEFVAPEIVNYEPLGLAADMWSIGVITYILLSGASPFLGETKQETLANITAVNYEFDEEFFSNTSDLAKDFIQKLLVKDTRKRLTIQEALSHPWIMLEEETKVQENKKVENTQLKTKHLREYTIKCHSSMPPNNSYINFERFAQVVEDISLMEQGFSTLAASHDSLQEDIDALVSIYNEKEAWYKEENESVRHKLSQLKYEYRKIESLRRHLQDDIKTVGGSLIGVTGKYADLQSQYESLTQELSKELKWVQDLMSSFQLENEACVNGNFDSVFNKDINESLMDLLNRSCCEEFLAGLNLDVAESNQ from the exons ATGCTTCTAGACAAGAATATCCCTATTCCACACATCAAACTCATTGACTTTGGCCTGGCTCACAAAATAGAAGATGGAGttgaatttaaaaacatttttggaaCTCCAGAATTTGTAG CTCCAGAAATAGTAAACTATGAACCGCTTGGACTAGCTGCAGATATGTG GAGCATAGGAGTCATCACCTACATACT GCTTAGTGGTGCATCGCCTTTCCTTGGAGAAACTAAACAAGAAACACTTGCCAACATCACAGCTGTGAATTACGAATTTGATGAAGAATTTTTCAGCAATACCAGTGACCTGGCAAAAGATTTTATTCAGAAACTCCTGGTGAAAGATACACG GAAACGGCTTACAATTCAGGAAGCTCTGTCTCATCCGTGGATAATG ctggaagaagaaacaaaagtcCAAGAAAACAAGAAGGTTGAGAACACACAGCTGAAGACAAAACACCTGAGAGAATACACCATAAAGTGCCATTCGAGTATGCCTCCCAATAATAGCTACATCAACTTTGAGCGCTTTGCCCAAGTAGTAGAAGACATTTCACTTATGGAACAGGGTTTCAGCACTTTGGCTGCATCCCATGATTCCTTGCAGGAGGACATTGATGCTCTGGTTTCTATTTATAATGAGAAAGAAGCTTGGTATAAAGAAGAGAATGAAAGCGTGAGGCACAAGCTGTCTCAGCTGAAGTATGAATACCGTAAAATTGAATCCCTGAGAAGACATCTACAAGATGATATCAAGACTGTAGGTGGTAGCCTTATAGGCGTAACTGGGAAATATGCTGATCTGCAGAGTCAATATGAATCTCTCACTCAGGAACTTTCTAAGGAACTCAAGTGGGTACAGGATTTAATGAGTAGTTTTCAACTGGAAAATGAAGCCTGTGTGAATGGAAACTTTGACTCTGTTTTCAACAAAGATATTAATGAATCACTAATGGACCTGTTAAATAGATCCTGCTGTGAAGAGTTCCTTGCAGGGTTGAACCTTGATGTAGCAGAATCGAATCAGTAA
- the DAPK2 gene encoding death-associated protein kinase 2 isoform X4, which translates to MKTPNMAVFKQQKVEDVYEIGEELGSGQFAIVKKCREKSTGMDYAAKFIKKRQSRASRRGVRREEIEREVTILQQILHANIIKLHDVYENKTDVVLILELVSGGELFDFLAQKESLSEEEATRFIKQILDGVNYLHSKKIAHFDLKPENIMLLDKNIPIPHIKLIDFGLAHKIEDGVEFKNIFGTPEFVAPEIVNYEPLGLAADMWSIGVITYILLSGASPFLGETKQETLANITAVNYEFDEEFFSNTSDLAKDFIQKLLVKDTRKRLTIQEALSHPWIMPVDKRQALVRQASIVNMENFKRQYARRRWKLSYRIVSLCNHLSRSLVKKVLIQDESLRNCESDSEDLSQRKATHLRRSSIS; encoded by the exons TGGCCAGTTTGCTATAGTGAAGAAATGTCGAGAAAAAAGCACCGGTATGGACTATGCTGCTAAGTTCATTAAAAAACGTCAGAGTCGGGCTAGCCGTCGTGGAGTGAGACGTGAGGAAATTGAACGGGAGGTTACTATTCTGCAGCAGATTCTGCATGCCAACATCATCAAGTTGCATGATGTCTATGAGAACAAGACGGATGTGGTCCTCATCCTTGAGCT AGTTTCTGGAGGAGAACTTTTTGACTTCCTGGCACAAAAGGAGTCTTTGAGTGAAGAGGAAGCAACCAGGTTCATCAAGCAGATTTTGGATGGTGTGAATTACCTTCACTCTAAGAAAATTGCTCACTTTGATTTAAAG cCTGAAAACATTATGCTTCTAGACAAGAATATCCCTATTCCACACATCAAACTCATTGACTTTGGCCTGGCTCACAAAATAGAAGATGGAGttgaatttaaaaacatttttggaaCTCCAGAATTTGTAG CTCCAGAAATAGTAAACTATGAACCGCTTGGACTAGCTGCAGATATGTG GAGCATAGGAGTCATCACCTACATACT GCTTAGTGGTGCATCGCCTTTCCTTGGAGAAACTAAACAAGAAACACTTGCCAACATCACAGCTGTGAATTACGAATTTGATGAAGAATTTTTCAGCAATACCAGTGACCTGGCAAAAGATTTTATTCAGAAACTCCTGGTGAAAGATACACG GAAACGGCTTACAATTCAGGAAGCTCTGTCTCATCCGTGGATAATG CCAGTGGACAAGCGACAGGCTTTGGTTCGGCAAGCATCTATTGTTAACATGGAAAACTTCAAAAGGCAATATGCTAGAAGGCGATGGAAG CTTTCTTACCGTATTGTCTCATTGTGCAACCACTTATCTCGTTCGCTGGTGAAAAAGGTCCTAATACAGGATGAAAGCTTG AGAAACTGTGAAAGTGACAGTGAGGATCTTTCACAGAGAAAAGCCACTCATCTGCGGAGAAGCAGCATATCATAA
- the DAPK2 gene encoding death-associated protein kinase 2 isoform X2 has protein sequence MDYAAKFIKKRQSRASRRGVRREEIEREVTILQQILHANIIKLHDVYENKTDVVLILELVSGGELFDFLAQKESLSEEEATRFIKQILDGVNYLHSKKIAHFDLKPENIMLLDKNIPIPHIKLIDFGLAHKIEDGVEFKNIFGTPEFVAPEIVNYEPLGLAADMWSIGVITYILLSGASPFLGETKQETLANITAVNYEFDEEFFSNTSDLAKDFIQKLLVKDTRKRLTIQEALSHPWIMLEEETKVQENKKVENTQLKTKHLREYTIKCHSSMPPNNSYINFERFAQVVEDISLMEQGFSTLAASHDSLQEDIDALVSIYNEKEAWYKEENESVRHKLSQLKYEYRKIESLRRHLQDDIKTVGGSLIGVTGKYADLQSQYESLTQELSKELKWVQDLMSSFQLENEACVNGNFDSVFNKDINESLMDLLNRSCCEEFLAGLNLDVAESNQ, from the exons ATGGACTATGCTGCTAAGTTCATTAAAAAACGTCAGAGTCGGGCTAGCCGTCGTGGAGTGAGACGTGAGGAAATTGAACGGGAGGTTACTATTCTGCAGCAGATTCTGCATGCCAACATCATCAAGTTGCATGATGTCTATGAGAACAAGACGGATGTGGTCCTCATCCTTGAGCT AGTTTCTGGAGGAGAACTTTTTGACTTCCTGGCACAAAAGGAGTCTTTGAGTGAAGAGGAAGCAACCAGGTTCATCAAGCAGATTTTGGATGGTGTGAATTACCTTCACTCTAAGAAAATTGCTCACTTTGATTTAAAG cCTGAAAACATTATGCTTCTAGACAAGAATATCCCTATTCCACACATCAAACTCATTGACTTTGGCCTGGCTCACAAAATAGAAGATGGAGttgaatttaaaaacatttttggaaCTCCAGAATTTGTAG CTCCAGAAATAGTAAACTATGAACCGCTTGGACTAGCTGCAGATATGTG GAGCATAGGAGTCATCACCTACATACT GCTTAGTGGTGCATCGCCTTTCCTTGGAGAAACTAAACAAGAAACACTTGCCAACATCACAGCTGTGAATTACGAATTTGATGAAGAATTTTTCAGCAATACCAGTGACCTGGCAAAAGATTTTATTCAGAAACTCCTGGTGAAAGATACACG GAAACGGCTTACAATTCAGGAAGCTCTGTCTCATCCGTGGATAATG ctggaagaagaaacaaaagtcCAAGAAAACAAGAAGGTTGAGAACACACAGCTGAAGACAAAACACCTGAGAGAATACACCATAAAGTGCCATTCGAGTATGCCTCCCAATAATAGCTACATCAACTTTGAGCGCTTTGCCCAAGTAGTAGAAGACATTTCACTTATGGAACAGGGTTTCAGCACTTTGGCTGCATCCCATGATTCCTTGCAGGAGGACATTGATGCTCTGGTTTCTATTTATAATGAGAAAGAAGCTTGGTATAAAGAAGAGAATGAAAGCGTGAGGCACAAGCTGTCTCAGCTGAAGTATGAATACCGTAAAATTGAATCCCTGAGAAGACATCTACAAGATGATATCAAGACTGTAGGTGGTAGCCTTATAGGCGTAACTGGGAAATATGCTGATCTGCAGAGTCAATATGAATCTCTCACTCAGGAACTTTCTAAGGAACTCAAGTGGGTACAGGATTTAATGAGTAGTTTTCAACTGGAAAATGAAGCCTGTGTGAATGGAAACTTTGACTCTGTTTTCAACAAAGATATTAATGAATCACTAATGGACCTGTTAAATAGATCCTGCTGTGAAGAGTTCCTTGCAGGGTTGAACCTTGATGTAGCAGAATCGAATCAGTAA